Proteins from a single region of Aptenodytes patagonicus unplaced genomic scaffold, bAptPat1.pri.cur scaffold_60, whole genome shotgun sequence:
- the LOC143173305 gene encoding putative N-acetyltransferase family 8 member 5, translating into MASYRIRQYRDQDYDAVRTLFARGILEHVPAGYRHVLRLAWAQLGLLVLFAAVRAAAGYWVLGLGAVALALAATWLLVRSFSTSYVRQALSTDLCDIPASYLRAPDSCFWVAEAGGSVVGMVAVAPPQDPSERGVALELKRMSVSKDYRGLGISKALCGEVLRFAQARGYGAVVLSTSMVQVAAQRLYEGQGFRKVGAFSPSLLGSLLCFRIFHYRCNLPGRTAAPPH; encoded by the coding sequence ATGGCATCCTACCGCATCCGGCAGTACCGGGACCAGGACTACGACGCTGTGCGGACCCTCTTCGCCCGCGGCATCTTGGAGCACGTGCCAGCCGGCTACCGCCACGTCCTGCGCTTGGCGTGGgcgcagctggggctgctggtcctctttgcagcagtgcgggcagctgccggctactgggtgctggggctgggggccgtGGCGCTGGCGCTGGCGGCCACTTGGCTCCTGGTCCGCTCCTTCAGCACCTCCTACGTGCGCCAGGCACTGAGCACCGACCTCTGTGACATCCCCGCCAGCTACCTGCGGGCGCCCGACTCCTGCTTCTGGGTGGCGGAGGCCGGGGGGTCCGTGGTGGGCATGGTGGCTGTGGCACCACCGCAGGATCCGTCCGAGAGAGGGGTGGCCCTGGAGCTGAAGCGAATGTCGGTCAGCAAGGACTACCGGGGCCTGGGCATCTCCAAAGCGCTCTGCGGGGAGGTGCTGCGCTTTGCGCAGGCGCGGGGGTACGGGGCGGTGGTCCTCTCCACCTCCATGGTGCAGGTGGCGGCCCAGCGGCTCTACGAGGGCCAGGGCTTCAGGAAGGTGGGTGCCTTCAGCCCCTCGCTGCTCGGCAGCCTCCTCTGCTTCCGGATCTTCCACTACCGCTGCAACCTGCCCGGCCGCACCGCAGCCCCACCGCACTAG
- the LOC143173309 gene encoding putative N-acetyltransferase camello: MSREPCQRQAGAGGGAGAGGGRARTMVEYRIRPYRDEDYEAVREVFATGMSEYAPALCLHVLRQPWALLVLGCTFCLLLASARSLLLPVLALTLLLALARHLLGCAWSTYIDRCLGDDLRDIRAAYAESAGAQFWVAEADERVVGTVGLRPADDGGGADGELALKRMSVRKDYRGLGIATALGRTALAFARQRGCRAVVLNTLMLQHEARALYERLGFRRHRLYVLPTAYGRLANCTITTYRYDLSGAP; the protein is encoded by the exons ATGAGCCGCGAGCCCTGTCAGCGTCAGgcgggcgctggcggcggcgcgggtGCGGGCGGAGGGCGCG CGCGCACCATGGTGGAGTACCGGATCCGGCCATACCGCGACGAGGACTACGAGGCGGTGCGCGAGGTCTTCGCCACCGGCATGAGCGAGTACGCCCCGGCGCTGTGCCTGCACGTGCTGCGGCAGCCCTGGgcgctgctggtgctgggctgcacCTTCTGCCTGCTTCTGGCCAGCGCccgctccctgctgctgcccgtCCTGGCCCTCAccctgctgctggccctggcccGGCACCTCCTGGGCTGCGCCTGGAGCACCTACATTGACCGCTGCCTCGGGGACGACCTGCGGGACATCAGGGCCGCCTACGCCGAGAGCGCCGGCGCCCAGTTCTGGGTGGCGGAGGCGGACGAGAGGGTGGTGGGCACGGTGGGCTTGCGGCCGGCCGACGACGGCGGCGGCGCCGACGGGGAGCTGGCGTTGAAGAGGATGTCGGTGCGGAAGGACTACCGGGGCCTGGGCATCGCCACCGCGCTGGGCCGCACCGCGCTGGCCTTCGCGCGGCAGCGCGGCTGCCGGGCCGTGGTGCTCAACACGCTGATGCTGCAGCACGAGGCTCGCGCCCTCTACGAGCGCCTGGGCTTCCGCCGGCACCGCCTCTACGTCCTGCCCACCGCCTACGGCCGCCTGGCCAACTGCACCATCACCACCTACCGCTACGACCTGTCCGGCGCGCCCTga